From the bacterium genome, the window CCGGGCGACCGTGCTCTTGCCGCTGCCGCTCTCGCCCACGAGGGCGACGATCTCGTTGGCGCCGACGGTCAGGTTGATGTCATCGACACCATGGAGGAACCGGCGCGAGAACATCCCACCCAGCCGGAAGTGCTTGGTGAGGCCGGCCGTCTCCAGGAGCGGTGTGTCAGGGGTCATCGGCGTACAGGTGGCAGCGGACAAGGTCGTGCTCACGGACGTAGAAGGGCGGCTCGTCGGAGAGGCATCGGGGCATCACCGATGGGCATCGCGTGTGGAAGCGGCAACCTGAAGGCGGATGTGAGAGCTCCGGCGGGCTGCCGGCGATGCCCACCAGCCGCTGCTTCGGCCCGCTGATCGAGGGAAAGGATTGCATCAGGCCTTGCGTGTACGGATGCTTCGGGTCGGCGAAAACGGCCCGAGTGTCCCCGATCTCGACGACCTGGCCGGCGTACATGACGGCGAGCCGATCGGAGAAATGGCTCACCAGCGACATGTCGTGGGTGACGAACACCGCCGCAAACCCGATCCGTCGCTGCAGGTCTTTGATCTGCAGCATCAGCGATCGCTGCGCGACGACGTCGAGCGCCGAGGTCGGCTCGTCCATGATCACGAGCTCGGGCGTGAAGACCAGGGCCATCGCGATCATGGCTCTCTGGCGCATGCCGCCGCTGAGCTGGTGCGGATAGCTGCCCAGGTGCATGGGATCGATCCCCACGAGCCGCATCACCTGCTCAGATCGCTCGCTGATCGTCTTCGCGGGCAACCGTTCGTGCGCTTCGATGGCGTCCCGCAGCTGCGCCCCGATCGTCATCACGGGGTTGAGGGCGTTCATCGCGCTCTGCATCACGACGGAGTAGTCGCGCCAGCGGAGGTGTCGCAGCTCGGATTCACTGAGCGAGACCATGTCCCGGCCGGCAAACCGGACGGTTCCCGCGGTGATCATCGCCGGCGGGCTCAACAGGCGCGCGATGGCGAACAGCAGGGTTGATTTGCCGCATCCCGACTCACCGACGATGCCCAGGAACTCGCCCCGATCGAGGTCGAGGGACACGCTGTCCACGGCGCGAACCGGGCCCTTGTCACTGAGGTAGTCGACGCTCAGGTCCCGGACCTCGAGCACGGTGGTGGACGGGGCGCCTCGCGCTCGCCCGGCTGCCGTCGCGATCATCGCCTCCTCCTGACCGGCCGCAGCGCTGGGTTGCTGATCTCGTCAAACGCGTAGTTGAGGAGCGCGAACGCCGCCCCGAGGCAGGCGATGCAGACGCCCGGCGCCAGCACCCACAGCGGAGAGCCCGCCAGGAGCGCGCCGTTGTTCTCCGCCCAGTGCAGCATGGTGCCCCAGCTGAGGTCGTAGGTGTCGCCGAGGCCGATGAACTGGAGCCCGGCGGCCGCCAGCACCGCGTAGAGGGCGGCGCCCAGGAAGATCGCGACGATCAGCGAAGTCATCGTCGGCAGGACTTCGAAGACGATGATGTAGAGACTGCGCTCACCTCGGACCCGCGCCGCCTCCAGGAATTCGCGATTGCGTAGAGACAACGCCTGCGACCTCAGCTGCCGCGCGCCGTACGACCAGCCGGTGACGACGATCACCGCGATCAGCACCGCCACCCCGCCGCTTTTCGCATAGGCGGCGACCACGATCATCAAGGGCAGCGTCGGGATGACCAGGAAGACGTCGGTGAACAGGTTCAGCGCGTGGTCCCACAGCCCGCCCAGGTAAGCGGCCGACACACCGACGAGGACTGAGATCAAAGTCGCCATGACGCCCGCGGCGACGGCAAGGAAGAGCGACTGCCTGGTTCCCCAGACGAGCTGCGAGAAGATGTCCTCACCGTTACCCGTGGTGCCGAGCAGGTGCTCGCGCGAGGGACCGAGTATCTGCCCGAAAGCAAGGGAGTGCGGGTCATATGGGGCGATGGAGCCGGCGAAGATCGCCACCAGCGCGAAGCCCGCGAGCAGGATCGCGCCGGTCATCGCCTTGCGGTTCGACAGCAGCGCGCGGGCCAGGCCGGCCAGAACCCGGGAGCGGCTCGGGCCGATCGGCGATCGGGCCGGGGTCTGGCCGGCGATCATGCGGACGCTCATCGGCTACGCCGCCTCGCGGGTCCGCGGGTCGAGCCAGGCGGTCAGCATGTCAGCGGCGAGCACGGCCACGAGCACGGCCACGGTGATGAGCAGGAACAGGGCCTGCATCAGCGCGAAGTCCTCGTTGTTGACCGCCTGGAGGAGCATGAAGCCCAGGCCGGGATAGTTGAAGACGATCTCGACCAGGATGGCGCCGCTGATGACGAAGCCCAGCGACATGGCGAAGCCTGTCAGGTTGGGCAGGATGGCGTTCCGCCCGGCGTACATCAGCATGATGCGAATCGGCGACAGCCCCTTCGCCCGCGCCATCTTCACGTAGTCCTCGGCGAGCGTCGTGATCATCGTGTTGCGCATGGTCAGGATCCAACCCCCGATGGAGGTGACCACGATCGTCAGCGCGGGCAGGAAGGCGTGCCAGATGACGTCGCCGGCGAATGCCCACGACAGGTTGATCGACGAGTCCACCTGGTAGCCGAAGCCCAGGGGGAACCACGGCCACGTGATGGAGAAGAGCAGCAGGCAGAGCATGCCGATCCAGAAATAGGGAAAGGCGGAGATGACGATGAAAACCGGCGGGAGGATGGCGTCGAGAAAACCGCCCCGCCGCCAGGCGCTGAGCATGCCGACGAGGGTCCCGAGGACGAAAGCGATGACCGTCGCCGTGCCGACCAGGCCGACGGTCCAGGGCAGGCCCAGCATGATCACCTTGCCCACCGACGACGGGAAGAACGTGAGCGAGGTGCCGAAGTTGCCCTGGAGCGTGTTGCCGAGGTACTGCAGGTACTGCTGCAAAGCGTTCTGATCGGTGTGGATGCCGAATGCGATCTCCATGGTCTTGACCGCCTGAGGGTTCGCACGGCCGTGGAATCGGACCAGCATCGCCTCGGCTGGGTTGCCGGGCATGAATCGCGGGAGGAGGAAGTTGATCGTGAGCGCGGCCCACAGCGTGATGACGAAAAACTCGAGCCGCCGCACGAGGTAGCTCATGCTCGGACCCAGCCTACCGGCTGGGCAAGGACGGCGGACCTCCGGCGCGCGCCGAACGTCTCGCCGCCCTTGCCATGGCTCTGCCTAGCTCGTCTTGTAGAGATGGAGGAGGACGACCTCCCAGTCAGGTAGGTTCCACGGCGCCGGAGCCGCGTACTGGTCCGACGGGGTGGGCCACCCCGCGAAACCCTTGGTCGTCCATTCGTACCAGGCCACGCCCTCGGTGACCGGGATGACCGGCACGTCTTCGAGCATGATCCCTTCGACCTGGTTCATCAGCTTGTGCTGCTGCGCCGGATCGGTGGTCGCCCCGAACTGGTCGAGGAGCGAGTCGAGGGCGGGATTCTTGTACCGCCCGTAGTCACCCGCCGCGGTCTGGCCGATGTCCGCCGTGGTCGCGCTGTGCAATGTGTTGCGGAGCTCGTAGTAGGGCGACGGCCCCGGCGGGGTCGCCAGCGAACCGTAAGCGAGCTGGAAATTGCCGTTGAACAGGTTGTTGAAGTAATCGTTGCTGGACTGATCCACGACCTTGAGGTCAATCCCCACCTGCTTGAAGTTGGACTTGACCACCTCCAGCGACGCATCCCAGTCGGTGTAGCCGGCGATGCTGATGACCGTGAAGGACAGCGCCTTCCCCGAGCTGTCGGCGAAGATCCCGGAGCTGTTCTTGGCGTAGCCCGCCCCCTGGAGGAGGGACGCCGCCTTGGTGGGATCGAACTTGTAGCTGTATTTCGAGAGCTGGCCGCTGTCGAGCCAGCTGGTGAAGGTCGGGGTCAGAACCCCGGTCTGGTTGCCGGCCGGCTCGTACCCGTACTCGCCCTTCTGCGAAACGCTGCCCCGGTCGATGCTGAAGGCCAGCGCCTGCCGG encodes:
- a CDS encoding ABC transporter permease; this translates as MSYLVRRLEFFVITLWAALTINFLLPRFMPGNPAEAMLVRFHGRANPQAVKTMEIAFGIHTDQNALQQYLQYLGNTLQGNFGTSLTFFPSSVGKVIMLGLPWTVGLVGTATVIAFVLGTLVGMLSAWRRGGFLDAILPPVFIVISAFPYFWIGMLCLLLFSITWPWFPLGFGYQVDSSINLSWAFAGDVIWHAFLPALTIVVTSIGGWILTMRNTMITTLAEDYVKMARAKGLSPIRIMLMYAGRNAILPNLTGFAMSLGFVISGAILVEIVFNYPGLGFMLLQAVNNEDFALMQALFLLITVAVLVAVLAADMLTAWLDPRTREAA
- a CDS encoding ABC transporter permease, producing MSVRMIAGQTPARSPIGPSRSRVLAGLARALLSNRKAMTGAILLAGFALVAIFAGSIAPYDPHSLAFGQILGPSREHLLGTTGNGEDIFSQLVWGTRQSLFLAVAAGVMATLISVLVGVSAAYLGGLWDHALNLFTDVFLVIPTLPLMIVVAAYAKSGGVAVLIAVIVVTGWSYGARQLRSQALSLRNREFLEAARVRGERSLYIIVFEVLPTMTSLIVAIFLGAALYAVLAAAGLQFIGLGDTYDLSWGTMLHWAENNGALLAGSPLWVLAPGVCIACLGAAFALLNYAFDEISNPALRPVRRRR
- a CDS encoding ABC transporter ATP-binding protein; protein product: MIATAAGRARGAPSTTVLEVRDLSVDYLSDKGPVRAVDSVSLDLDRGEFLGIVGESGCGKSTLLFAIARLLSPPAMITAGTVRFAGRDMVSLSESELRHLRWRDYSVVMQSAMNALNPVMTIGAQLRDAIEAHERLPAKTISERSEQVMRLVGIDPMHLGSYPHQLSGGMRQRAMIAMALVFTPELVIMDEPTSALDVVAQRSLMLQIKDLQRRIGFAAVFVTHDMSLVSHFSDRLAVMYAGQVVEIGDTRAVFADPKHPYTQGLMQSFPSISGPKQRLVGIAGSPPELSHPPSGCRFHTRCPSVMPRCLSDEPPFYVREHDLVRCHLYADDP